The uncultured Cohaesibacter sp. genome window below encodes:
- a CDS encoding FadR/GntR family transcriptional regulator: MADKVYHTLFSRISNGDYPVNQRMPSEHQLAEELGVSRPVLRNALEKLRKEGMIYARQGAGNFVRAPSVSPVGFARVETLSDIQRCYEFRLNLETASAVLAAKRHNSVILNEMEEALEMMRTATGSLVHREDADFAFHIAIAKASNNHYFETAMRALREHIYVGMQMHGQSLLSEGGDALTHVFEEHDEIFRAIKNHDSALASSLMRAHLEHSRDRLFGGGLIDLSMPE, encoded by the coding sequence TTGGCCGACAAGGTTTATCACACCCTGTTCAGCCGCATTTCCAATGGCGACTATCCTGTCAACCAACGCATGCCGTCAGAGCATCAGTTGGCTGAAGAATTGGGCGTGTCTCGCCCTGTCCTGCGCAATGCTCTTGAAAAGCTGCGCAAGGAAGGAATGATCTATGCCCGTCAAGGCGCGGGCAATTTCGTTCGCGCGCCTTCTGTTTCGCCCGTCGGCTTCGCCCGTGTCGAGACATTGTCAGACATCCAGCGCTGTTACGAGTTCCGGCTCAATCTGGAAACCGCATCGGCTGTTCTGGCTGCCAAGCGGCACAACAGCGTCATTCTCAACGAGATGGAAGAGGCGCTGGAAATGATGCGCACGGCGACCGGCAGTCTGGTGCACCGGGAAGACGCCGATTTCGCCTTTCATATCGCGATTGCCAAGGCTTCCAACAATCATTATTTCGAAACTGCGATGCGGGCGCTGAGAGAGCACATCTATGTGGGCATGCAGATGCATGGTCAGTCACTGCTGAGTGAAGGTGGCGATGCTTTAACACACGTTTTTGAGGAACATGACGAGATTTTTCGGGCAATCAAGAACCATGACAGTGCTCTGGCCTCTTCCCTGATGCGTGCGCATCTGGAGCATTCGCGGGATCGTCTGTTTGGTGGCGGCCTGATCGATCTCTCGATGCCGGAATAG
- a CDS encoding dihydrodipicolinate synthase family protein, whose translation MTKEAYVALVTCFNEDETLNYEATRAQVRRQIAAGNNILAAGTNGDFSALTFDEKVRLTEEVVSEVNGRCKVIVNAGMPATYETKLLAKEFDRIGVDGIAVITPFFIACTQDGLERHYLTIADAVNTPIYLYDIPARTQNHIEPETARKLSAHPNIAGIKDSGGAQETLEAYMQIGNEVEGFDVYSGPDHLVHWALKNGAAGCISGLGNVMPDVLATIVSCFNAGDEAGAAAAQEIYGNFRKDLYGLGFPPAMVKRALWVMDHSVGASRQPALLPDPEQDKLVEALLKKYELIK comes from the coding sequence ATGACCAAAGAGGCATATGTTGCACTCGTCACCTGTTTCAACGAAGACGAGACACTGAACTACGAAGCAACCCGGGCCCAGGTACGTCGTCAGATTGCAGCGGGCAACAACATTCTTGCAGCAGGGACGAACGGCGACTTTTCCGCTCTGACCTTTGACGAGAAAGTCCGTCTGACGGAAGAAGTTGTTTCTGAAGTCAACGGTCGTTGCAAGGTCATCGTCAATGCCGGCATGCCGGCTACCTATGAGACCAAACTGCTGGCCAAGGAATTTGACCGCATCGGTGTTGATGGTATCGCCGTTATCACTCCGTTCTTCATTGCCTGCACCCAGGACGGTCTGGAACGCCATTATCTGACGATTGCGGACGCTGTGAATACGCCGATCTATCTTTATGACATTCCCGCCCGCACCCAGAACCACATCGAGCCGGAAACCGCCCGCAAGCTGTCCGCTCATCCGAACATCGCTGGCATCAAGGACTCCGGCGGCGCTCAGGAAACGCTGGAAGCCTACATGCAGATCGGCAACGAAGTCGAAGGCTTCGACGTCTATTCCGGTCCGGACCATCTGGTTCACTGGGCACTGAAGAATGGTGCAGCCGGCTGCATCTCCGGTCTTGGCAACGTCATGCCGGACGTTCTGGCAACGATCGTTTCCTGCTTCAATGCCGGTGACGAAGCCGGTGCTGCTGCCGCTCAGGAAATCTATGGCAACTTCCGCAAGGACCTCTATGGTCTCGGCTTCCCTCCTGCCATGGTCAAGCGCGCCCTCTGGGTCATGGACCATTCCGTTGGAGCGTCCCGTCAGCCAGCACTTCTGCCAGATCCTGAACAGGACAAACTGGTTGAAGCCCTTCTCAAGAAATATGAGCTGATCAAGTAA
- a CDS encoding four-carbon acid sugar kinase family protein, whose translation MKLVVVADDLTGALDSSVAFAERGLKVLCALSFSELKEAMDGGADVVAVSTGSREIEREEAVARVTSALGVIKAHAHGEKIRIFKKVDSRLKGHVADEVQALGFSAEQTLVCPAIPRLGRFVKKGFLAGEGVDVPIDVAAVVGLPASCCIDASSQSDIELAIRDFPEDGLFVGAAGLAEALALKVAPEPRKDVMPSPEAPALFAIGSRDPVTLVQLDAFETEAAPNGVVPTPEPWDEDVKVIQMTPGTAVVSGQEAGACFADGIADWIAVTKPRTFLGCGGESAAAICARLQIGILQVIGEVLPGLPLSKSTGNGDDMFIITKSGGFGSKDTLVKLAAKLVKKSYE comes from the coding sequence GTGAAGCTAGTAGTCGTTGCGGATGATTTGACCGGTGCTCTGGATAGTTCTGTTGCGTTTGCCGAAAGAGGGTTGAAGGTGCTTTGCGCCCTGTCATTTTCGGAGCTGAAGGAAGCAATGGATGGGGGTGCGGATGTCGTGGCCGTCTCTACCGGCTCGCGGGAGATTGAGCGGGAAGAAGCTGTTGCGCGGGTCACGTCGGCTCTCGGTGTGATCAAGGCTCACGCGCACGGCGAAAAAATACGGATATTCAAGAAGGTTGACAGTCGCCTCAAGGGCCATGTCGCAGACGAAGTTCAGGCTTTGGGTTTTTCTGCGGAACAGACACTTGTTTGCCCGGCTATTCCGCGCCTGGGTCGTTTCGTTAAAAAGGGTTTTCTTGCTGGCGAAGGCGTTGACGTCCCAATCGATGTTGCTGCTGTTGTCGGCCTCCCGGCAAGCTGCTGCATCGATGCAAGCAGTCAGTCCGATATCGAACTGGCAATCAGGGACTTCCCCGAGGATGGTCTGTTTGTCGGGGCCGCTGGTCTTGCCGAAGCGCTGGCACTCAAGGTCGCTCCGGAACCGCGCAAGGACGTCATGCCGTCGCCCGAAGCGCCTGCCCTGTTTGCCATCGGCTCGCGAGATCCGGTGACACTGGTTCAGCTTGATGCATTCGAAACTGAGGCGGCGCCGAACGGGGTTGTTCCGACACCGGAGCCGTGGGACGAGGATGTCAAGGTGATTCAGATGACCCCGGGAACTGCGGTTGTATCCGGTCAGGAGGCCGGTGCCTGTTTTGCCGATGGAATTGCTGACTGGATTGCTGTAACCAAGCCGCGTACCTTCTTGGGCTGCGGTGGAGAGAGCGCGGCAGCGATCTGTGCCCGGCTCCAGATTGGCATCCTGCAAGTGATCGGTGAGGTTCTGCCCGGATTGCCATTGTCCAAATCGACGGGAAATGGCGATGACATGTTCATTATCACGAAATCCGGTGGTTTTGGATCCAAGGATACTCTTGTAAAATTGGCTGCAAAGCTAGTAAAGAAGTCGTATGAATAA
- the pdxA gene encoding 4-hydroxythreonine-4-phosphate dehydrogenase PdxA codes for MSNSLVVITMGDPSGVGPEVIVKAMAALSAEERAQYAVIGDMDTLERAKAVCKVDLPLHAYGEKGAEGSLAVIYVPIEGLPGEFGVLSPACGEASFQYIKKAVDMVSADEAACIVTAPINKAALNAAGHHYDGHTGMLAHLTGSKSSFMLLASETLNVLHISTHVSLKTAIERSTPQRVLDTIRMGYRHFKRMGYDNPRIAVAGINPHCGEGGLFGDEDDVHTLPGIEMAQKEGINAVGPVPADTAYYRAHKGAFDLVIAQYHDQGHIPIKMIAFDSAVNVSLGLPIDRCSVDHGTAFDIAGTGQANHVNMLSTLDYAAKLAATRDKR; via the coding sequence ATGTCCAACAGCCTGGTAGTCATCACCATGGGCGATCCTTCTGGCGTCGGCCCGGAAGTCATTGTAAAAGCCATGGCAGCGCTTTCTGCTGAAGAGAGGGCACAATATGCCGTGATCGGCGACATGGATACGCTTGAGCGGGCAAAGGCTGTCTGCAAGGTGGATCTGCCCCTGCATGCCTATGGGGAAAAGGGAGCAGAAGGCTCTCTGGCCGTCATCTATGTGCCGATTGAAGGCCTGCCGGGCGAATTCGGCGTTCTGTCACCGGCCTGTGGCGAAGCATCCTTCCAGTATATCAAGAAGGCTGTCGACATGGTGTCGGCGGATGAAGCCGCCTGCATCGTGACGGCGCCAATCAACAAGGCAGCCCTCAATGCCGCCGGCCATCACTATGACGGTCACACCGGCATGCTGGCGCACCTGACCGGCTCCAAGAGCTCGTTCATGCTGCTCGCGTCCGAGACCCTCAACGTATTGCATATCTCCACACACGTGTCCCTGAAGACGGCCATCGAGCGCTCCACGCCACAGCGTGTCCTTGACACCATTCGCATGGGTTACAGGCACTTCAAGCGGATGGGCTATGACAATCCGCGCATCGCCGTTGCCGGTATCAACCCCCATTGCGGCGAAGGTGGCCTGTTTGGCGATGAAGACGATGTCCACACCTTGCCTGGCATCGAAATGGCACAGAAAGAAGGCATCAATGCTGTCGGCCCGGTTCCTGCCGATACCGCCTACTACCGTGCCCACAAGGGTGCTTTTGATCTGGTGATCGCCCAGTATCATGATCAGGGCCACATCCCGATCAAGATGATCGCCTTCGATTCTGCCGTCAACGTATCTCTCGGCCTGCCGATCGACCGCTGCTCGGTCGACCACGGCACCGCCTTCGATATCGCCGGCACAGGACAGGCAAATCACGTCAACATGCTCAGCACGCTTGACTACGCAGCCAAACTTGCTGCGACCCGCGATAAAAGATAG
- a CDS encoding phosphoglycerate dehydrogenase has translation MVKVITTSPGFGKHGRVPNEIAAHGWDLVRCDDTSKPDGGVSAEIADADILVVGLVPVTAETLVGATNLKAVIKHGVGVDNIDIPACTAQNIPVCNTPAANADAVAELAMGFMYAMARFIPQGHVCVTGGKWERRVGTQLGGKTLGIVGLGNIGKRLAKLAIGVGMKVVATDPYADMAFASENSIEILSLEDLLGKADYVSLHIFGGKDNAALINTDTIAKMKPGAKLINLARGEVVDLDAISKALESGQLGGVAIDAYVTEPPETSHPVFSHPNAIFTPHSGADTKEAVENVGLMVVEDIATILQGGMPKRCLNADKLK, from the coding sequence ATGGTAAAGGTAATCACCACGTCACCCGGCTTTGGCAAACACGGCCGGGTGCCCAATGAAATCGCAGCGCACGGATGGGATCTCGTGCGTTGTGATGACACCTCCAAGCCGGATGGTGGCGTTTCCGCCGAGATCGCAGACGCAGACATTCTTGTCGTCGGCTTGGTTCCCGTTACCGCTGAAACACTGGTCGGAGCAACCAATCTCAAAGCTGTCATCAAGCATGGGGTAGGGGTGGACAATATCGACATTCCCGCCTGCACGGCCCAAAACATTCCGGTTTGCAACACTCCGGCCGCCAACGCGGACGCCGTTGCCGAACTGGCCATGGGCTTCATGTATGCCATGGCCCGCTTCATCCCGCAGGGTCATGTCTGTGTGACGGGCGGCAAATGGGAACGCCGCGTCGGCACCCAGCTTGGCGGCAAGACCCTAGGCATCGTCGGCCTTGGCAACATCGGCAAGCGCCTTGCCAAACTGGCTATCGGCGTCGGCATGAAGGTTGTTGCAACCGACCCCTATGCGGATATGGCCTTTGCTTCGGAAAACAGCATCGAGATCCTGTCTCTGGAAGACCTGCTGGGCAAGGCGGACTATGTCTCCCTGCACATCTTCGGCGGCAAGGACAATGCGGCCCTGATCAACACCGACACCATCGCCAAGATGAAGCCGGGCGCCAAGCTGATCAACCTGGCCCGCGGTGAAGTGGTCGATCTGGACGCCATCTCTAAGGCGCTTGAAAGCGGGCAGCTGGGTGGAGTTGCCATCGATGCATATGTAACCGAGCCACCGGAAACCTCTCATCCAGTGTTCAGCCACCCCAATGCGATCTTTACCCCGCATTCCGGAGCAGACACCAAGGAAGCGGTTGAGAATGTTGGCCTGATGGTCGTGGAAGACATTGCGACCATTCTGCAGGGCGGCATGCCCAAACGGTGCCTCAACGCCGATAAGCTGAAATAG
- a CDS encoding tripartite tricarboxylate transporter permease produces MDTLSYLAPLFHVDVLWTIAMGTLGGLVIGALPGLTATMGVALLIPLTFSMTPVMGLNMLIGIYIGGIYGGCVSSILLRTPGTPASAATVLDGYPMAQKGQAGKALGMATIASTIGGLIAAVVLATLAPQLASVALEFGAPEYFALALFGLTIIASLSGDILKGAISGLLGILISCVGADPISGVMRYTFGINGFASGFAFTPALIGLFALSEVFTQLERLTVKDDNIITHVSGRWPTMQEMKESTSALIRGSIIGTFIGIVPGTGSGTASWISYNEARRTSKTPEKFGTGYIPGVAATESANNAVCAAALIPLLALGVPGDVVTAVLMGGLMIQGLAPGPMLFQTNPDVVVGIFGGTFIATIFMFIFGMALIPLFSKILKVPRRMLTISIVIFCFIGSFSINLNQVDLLTMVGFGVLGWGMQKYGFSQAALCIALILGPMMESNLRRGLLQTGDNVIEFVSGPITLLFIGLTILSLAWPFISQARMKSKRAANPTE; encoded by the coding sequence ATGGACACGCTCTCCTATCTCGCACCTCTTTTTCACGTCGACGTACTCTGGACTATCGCCATGGGCACGTTGGGTGGGCTGGTAATCGGCGCCCTCCCTGGCTTGACCGCAACAATGGGCGTCGCTCTGCTCATCCCGCTCACCTTCAGCATGACCCCGGTCATGGGCCTGAACATGCTGATCGGCATCTATATCGGCGGCATTTACGGTGGCTGTGTCTCTTCCATTCTGCTCAGAACGCCTGGCACTCCGGCGTCTGCTGCAACCGTTCTGGACGGCTATCCGATGGCCCAGAAAGGGCAGGCGGGCAAGGCACTCGGCATGGCAACGATCGCTTCGACGATTGGTGGCCTCATTGCTGCAGTGGTGCTTGCAACGCTCGCTCCCCAGTTGGCCAGTGTCGCCCTGGAGTTCGGTGCACCAGAATATTTCGCGCTTGCCCTGTTTGGTCTGACGATCATCGCATCGCTGTCCGGTGACATCCTGAAAGGTGCCATTTCCGGTCTTCTGGGTATCCTGATTTCCTGCGTCGGCGCAGATCCGATCTCCGGCGTCATGCGTTACACCTTCGGCATCAACGGCTTCGCTTCCGGCTTTGCCTTTACGCCAGCCCTGATCGGCCTGTTCGCGCTTTCCGAGGTCTTCACCCAGCTCGAACGCCTGACCGTGAAGGATGACAACATCATCACCCACGTTTCCGGTCGTTGGCCAACCATGCAGGAAATGAAGGAAAGCACGTCGGCGCTGATCCGCGGCTCCATCATCGGCACCTTCATCGGCATCGTCCCCGGTACCGGCTCCGGCACGGCCTCCTGGATTTCCTACAACGAAGCCCGCCGCACCTCCAAGACACCGGAAAAGTTTGGCACCGGCTACATTCCTGGCGTTGCAGCAACCGAAAGCGCCAACAACGCGGTTTGTGCTGCGGCGCTCATCCCGCTGCTGGCCCTCGGTGTCCCCGGTGACGTTGTGACCGCCGTCCTCATGGGTGGCCTGATGATCCAGGGTCTTGCTCCCGGACCGATGTTGTTCCAGACCAACCCTGACGTGGTTGTCGGTATCTTCGGCGGCACGTTCATCGCGACCATCTTCATGTTCATCTTCGGCATGGCTCTCATTCCGCTCTTCTCGAAGATCCTGAAGGTTCCTCGCAGAATGCTGACCATTTCGATCGTGATTTTCTGCTTCATCGGCTCCTTCTCCATCAACCTCAACCAGGTCGACCTGTTGACCATGGTAGGATTTGGTGTGCTGGGCTGGGGCATGCAGAAATACGGCTTCTCACAGGCAGCTCTGTGTATCGCTCTCATCCTTGGCCCAATGATGGAATCCAACTTGCGCCGCGGTCTTCTTCAGACTGGCGACAATGTTATCGAGTTCGTTTCCGGACCAATCACCCTTCTATTCATTGGCCTGACAATTCTTTCTCTCGCCTGGCCATTCATTTCGCAGGCACGCATGAAATCCAAGCGAGCCGCAAACCCAACGGAGTAA